The following are encoded in a window of Mustela nigripes isolate SB6536 chromosome 1, MUSNIG.SB6536, whole genome shotgun sequence genomic DNA:
- the GAL3ST3 gene encoding galactose-3-O-sulfotransferase 3 encodes MPPILQHMQLATKMMSRRKILLLVLGCSTVSLLIHQGAQLSWYPKLFPLSCPPLRDSPPRPKHMTVAFLKTHKTAGTTVQNILFRFAERHNLTVALPHPSCEHQFCYPRNFSAHFVHPATRPPHVLASHLRFDRAELERLMPPGTVYVTILREPAAMFESLFSYYNQYCPAFRRVPNASLEAFLRAPEAYYRAGEHFAMFAHNTLAYDLGGDNERSPRDDAAYLAGLIRQVEEVFSLVMIAEYFDESLVLLRRLLAWDLDDVLYAKLNARAASSRLAAIPAALARAARAWNALDAGLYDHFNATFWRRVASAGRACVEREARELREARERLLRRCFGEEPVLRPAAQIRTKQLQPWQPSRKVDIMGYDLPSGGAGPATEACLKLAMPEVQYSSYLLRKQKRRGGVRARPEPVLDNPPPRPIRALPRGPPGH; translated from the exons ATGCCCCCCATCCTCCAGCACATGCAGCTGGCCACCAAGATGATGAGCCGAAGGAAAATCCTGCTGCTGGTGCTAGGATGCAGCACCGTAAGCCTCCTCATCCACCAGGGGGCACAGCTCAGCTG GTACCCCAAGCTGTTTCCTCTGAGCTGCCCGCCTCTGCGGGACTCACCGCCCCGCCCCAAGCACATGACCGTGGCCTTCCTCAAGACGCACAAGACTGCAGGCACCACCGTCCAGAACATCCTGTTCCGCTTCGCCGAGCGCCACAACCTGACGGTGGCCCTGCCGCACCCGAGCTGCGAGCACCAGTTCTGCTACCCGCGCAACTTCTCGGCACACTTCGTGCACCCAGCCACGCGGCCACCGCACGTGCTGGCCAGCCACCTGCGCTTCGACCGCGCGGAGCTCGAGCGCCTCATGCCGCCCGGCACCGTCTACGTCACCATCCTGCGCGAGCCGGCCGCCATGTTCGAGTCGCTGTTCAGCTACTACAACCAGTACTGCCCGGCCTTCCGGCGCGTGCCCAACGCGTCGCTCGAGGCCTTCCTGCGCGCGCCCGAGGCCTACTACCGCGCGGGCGAGCACTTCGCCATGTTCGCGCACAACACGTTGGCCTACGACCTGGGCGGCGACAACGAGCGCAGCCCGCGCGACGACGCCGCCTACCTGGCGGGCCTCATCCGTCAGGTGGAAGAGGTCTTCTCGCTCGTCATGATCGCCGAGTACTTCGACGAGTCGCTGGTGCTGCTGCGGCGGCTCCTGGCCTGGGACCTGGACGACGTGCTCTACGCCAAGCTGAACGCGCGCGCCGCCAGCTCGCGCCTCGCCGCCATCCCCGCGGCGCTCGCGCGGGCCGCGCGCGCCTGGAACGCGCTCGACGCGGGCCTCTACGACCACTTCAACGCCACGTTCTGGCGCCGCGTGGCGAGCGCCGGCCGAGCCTGCGTGGAGCGCGAGGCGCGGGAGCTGCGCGAGGCCCGGGAGCGCCTGCTGCGGCGCTGCTTCGGCGAGGAGCCCGTGCTGCGGCCCGCCGCGCAGATCCGCACCAAGCAGCTGCAGCCGTGGCAGCCCAGCCGCAAGGTGGACATCATGGGCTACGACCTGCCCAGCGGCGGCGCCGGGCCGGCCACCGAGGCCTGCCTCAAGCTGGCCATGCCCGAGGTGCAGTACTCGAGCTACCTGCTGCGCAAGCAGAAGCGCCGGGGCGGCGTGCGGGCCCGGCCCGAACCGGTCCTGGACAATCCTCCGCCCCGGCCCATCCGGGCGCTACCCCGCGGCCCCCCTGGCCACTGA